One window of the Eucalyptus grandis isolate ANBG69807.140 chromosome 6, ASM1654582v1, whole genome shotgun sequence genome contains the following:
- the LOC120294537 gene encoding tryptophan aminotransferase-related protein 4-like, giving the protein MGEKVYGHMSPVLLVFRDCESLLRGESLRGSPWRVGWKWRGDEVSIQGLSWSGRAAAEAELAAARECSGHGRAYLDGVVVDGRPACECNTCYGGPECSLFLPSCSADADDGDPLFLEPFWKQHAESSAVVVAGWHRMSYSFSDQTTLSKELESLLRKLHSLVGNAITDGKYILFGVGSTQLSAAVHALSPLNSSLPASVVASIPYYALYQMQTELFDSADCSFQGDPVRWKNVTNTTGDIIEFVTAPNNPDGQLNEAILHGPNVKTIHDRAYYWPHFTGIPSPADEDLTIFTISKLTGHAGSRFKAYARVKCEREEDRNCIEILNAAKILGRGGSIFHDDNRYTRLSLIRSDDNFDMLISRLESLVSGEDGAKIM; this is encoded by the exons ATGGGGGAAAAGGTTTATGGGCACATGTCCC CTGTGCTTCTTGTGTTCCGTGATTGCGAATCTCTTCTTCGGGGTGAATCTCTACGTGGGTCGCCGTGGCGTGTGGGGTGGAAGTGGCGCGGCGATGAGGTGAGCATCCAAGGCCTGAGTTGGAGCGGGAGGGCAGCGGCGGAGGCCGAGTTGGCGGCGGCGCGGGAGTGCTCGGGCCACGGGAGGGCGTACCTCGACGGGGTGGTGGTCGACGGGAGGCCGGCCTGTGAGTGCAACACTTGCTACGGCGGTCCAGAGTGCTCCCTCTTCTTGCCCTCTTGCTCTGCCGATGCCGACGA CGGAGATCCATTGTTCTTGGAGCCATTCTGGAAGCAGCATGCAGAGAGCAGTGCAGTAGTGGTGGCGGGGTGGCACAGAATGAGCTACTCCTTCAGTGACCAGACCACCTTGTCCAAAGAGCTTGAGTCTCTCCTCAGGAAGCTGCACTCCCTGGTTGGGAATGCCATCACAGACGGCAAATACATTTTGTTTGGTGTTGGCTCTACCCAACTCAGTGCTGCTGTccatgctctctctcctctcaacTCTTCACTTCCTGCTTCAGTTGTGGCCTCAATCCCCTATTATGCG cTTTATCAAATGCAAACAGAGCTCTTCGACTCAGCAGACTGCAGCTTTCAGGGAGACCCGGTGCGTTGGAAGAACGTGACCAACACAACTGGAGACATCATCGAGTTCGTGACAGCACCGAACAATCCCGATGGACAGTTGAATGAGGCCATTCTCCATGGCCCTAATGTTAAAACTATTCACGACCGCGCTTATTACTGGCCACATTTCACCGGAATTCCTTCCCCAGCGGACGAGGACCTCACTATCTTCACTATCTCTAAGCTCACTGGTCATGCCGGTAGCAGATTCAAAG CTTATGCACGGGTGAAATGTGAGAGGGAGGAAGACAGGAACTGCATTGAGATCCTAAATGCAGCCAAAATTCTCGGCAGAGGAGGGAGCATCTTCCATGATGACAATAGATACACAAGGCTCAGCCTCATTAGGAGCGACGACAATTTTGACATGTTGATAAGCCGTTTAGAGAGCCTAGTCTCCGGGGAAGATGGAGCCAAAATCATGTGa